From one Populus alba chromosome 17, ASM523922v2, whole genome shotgun sequence genomic stretch:
- the LOC118037218 gene encoding rust resistance kinase Lr10-like, which yields MYCKIEEFLQSQDHNLTLIRYSYSEIKKITHGFNDKLGEGGYGSVYKGKLRSGRFAAVKILRKEKGNGQEFINEVATIGRIHHCNVVQLIGFTVEGSKRALIYEFMPNGSLEKYIFSRQGTIPLSNQKIYEISLGVARGIEYLHQGCDMQILHFDIKPHNILLDENFTPKVSDFGLAKLYPTNNSIVSLTMARGTIGYMAPELFYKSIGGVSYKADVYSFGMLLMEMVGRRKNLNALADHSSQMYFPSWIYDQVNEGKDILKDQVIEQEKNTIKKMTIVALWCIQLKPIDRPSMHRVVQMLEANIESLQMPPKPFLVPQQTSNDDRINMANPTSLRDPSNVCSVDSSYQFGR from the coding sequence ATGTATTGTAAGATTGAAGAATTCTTGCAAAGTCAAGATCATAATCTCACGCTTATAAGGTACTCTTACTCGGAGATTAAGAAGATAACTCACGGATTCAATGACAAGTTAGGTGAAGGAGGTTATGGCTCGGTGTACAAAGGAAAGCTTCGTAGTGGCCGTTTTGCAGCTGTAAAAATTTTGCGCAAAGAAAAAGGTAATGGGCAAGAATTTATTAATGAAGTTGCAACCATTGGAAGAATTCACCATTGCAATGTGGTGCAGCTCATAGGCTTCACTGTTGAGGGCTCAAAGCGTGCCCTTATATATGAGTTCATGCCTAATGGAtctcttgaaaaatatattttttctaggcAAGGTACCATACCGCTGAGCAAtcagaaaatatatgaaatttctCTCGGGGTGGCTCGTGGCATTGAATATCTACATCAAGGTTGTGACATGCAGATTTTGCATTTTGACATCAAGCCTCACAACATTCTTCTCGATGAAAATTTCACTCCAAAAGTCTCAGATTTCGGACTTGCAAAATTATATCCAACTAATAATAGCATTGTGTCCCTTACTATGGCTAGAGGAACGATAGGATACATGGCTCCTGAGTTATTTTACAAAAGTATCGGAGGCGTCTCTTACAAAGCTGATGTCTATAGTTTTGGGATGTTGTTGATGGAAATGGTTGGTAgaagaaaaaatctaaatgCATTGGCAGATCATTCAAGTCAGATGTACTTCccttcatggatttatgaccaGGTTAATGAAGGAAAGGATATACTTAAAGATCAAGTGATAGAGCAGGAaaagaacacaataaaaaagatgactATAGTGGCATTATGGTGCATACAATTGAAGCCTATTGATCGTCCATCGATGCATAGAGTTGTACAGATGCTTGAAGCAAATATTGAGTCTCTACAAATGCCTCCTAAGCCTTTTCTCGTTCCACAACAGACATCAAATGATGATAGGATCAACATGGCTAATCCAACAAGTTTAAGAGATCCGTCGAATGTTTGTAGCGTTGATTCTTCATATCAATTTGGTCGTTGA